One region of Rana temporaria chromosome 11, aRanTem1.1, whole genome shotgun sequence genomic DNA includes:
- the SIAH1 gene encoding E3 ubiquitin-protein ligase SIAH1 isoform X1 — MTGKATHSVLYSWKGVLFTCLAGSDPKKRKDMSRQTAAAIPTGTSKCPPSQRVPALTGTTASNNDLASLFECPVCFDYVLPPILQCQSGHLVCSNCRPKLTCCPTCRGPLGSIRNLAMEKVANSVLFPCKYASSGCEVTLPHTEKADHEELCEFRPYSCPCPGASCKWQGSLDAVMPHLMHQHKSITTLQGEDIVFLATDINLPGAVDWVMMQSCFGFHFMLVLEKQEKYDGHQQFFAIVQLIGTRKQAENFAYRLELNGHRRRLTWEATPRSIHEGIATAIMNSDCLVFDTSIAQLFAENGNLGINVTISMC; from the coding sequence ATATGAGCCGTCAGACTGCTGCAGCCATCCCAACTGGTACCTCCAAGTGTCCACCTTCTCAGCGGGTGCCAGCTTTGACAGGAACAACGGCTTCCAACAATGATTTGGCGAGCCTCTTCGAATGCCCCGTGTGCTTTGACTATGTCTTGCCACCGATCCTCCAGTGTCAAAGCGGACATCTCGTGTGTAGCAACTGTCGCCCGAAGCTCACATGCTGCCCGACCTGCCGGGGCCCTTTGGGGTCCATCCGCAACTTGGCGATGGAAAAAGTCGCAAACTCTGTCCTCTTCCCCTGCAAATACGCTTCCTCGGGTTGCGAGGTGACGTTGCCGCACACGGAGAAGGCGGACCACGAAGAGCTGTGCGAATTCCGACCGTATTCGTGTCCCTGCCCGGGGGCTTCTTGTAAATGGCAGGGTTCCCTGGACGCAGTGATGCCTCACCTCATGCACCAGCATAAATCCATCACGACGTTACAAGGGGAGGATATAGTGTTTCTCGCCACGGACATCAACCTACCGGGTGCCGTTGACTGGGTCATGATGCAGTCCTGTTTCGGCTTTCATTTCATGTTGGTTTTGGAGAAACAAGAAAAGTACGACGGCCACCAACAGTTCTTCGCCATCGTGCAGCTAATAGGAACACGCAAGCAAGCGGAGAACTTTGCTTACAGGCTAGAGCTGAACGGTCACCGCCGGCGACTGACGTGGGAAGCCACGCCCCGCTCTATTCACGAGGGCATTGCGACCGCCATCATGAACAGCGACTGCCTAGTGTTTGACACGAGCATTGCACAACTTTTCGCAGAAAACGGCAATTTAGGAATAAATGTGACGATCTCCatgtgttaa
- the SIAH1 gene encoding E3 ubiquitin-protein ligase SIAH1 isoform X2, with protein sequence MSRQTAAAIPTGTSKCPPSQRVPALTGTTASNNDLASLFECPVCFDYVLPPILQCQSGHLVCSNCRPKLTCCPTCRGPLGSIRNLAMEKVANSVLFPCKYASSGCEVTLPHTEKADHEELCEFRPYSCPCPGASCKWQGSLDAVMPHLMHQHKSITTLQGEDIVFLATDINLPGAVDWVMMQSCFGFHFMLVLEKQEKYDGHQQFFAIVQLIGTRKQAENFAYRLELNGHRRRLTWEATPRSIHEGIATAIMNSDCLVFDTSIAQLFAENGNLGINVTISMC encoded by the coding sequence ATGAGCCGTCAGACTGCTGCAGCCATCCCAACTGGTACCTCCAAGTGTCCACCTTCTCAGCGGGTGCCAGCTTTGACAGGAACAACGGCTTCCAACAATGATTTGGCGAGCCTCTTCGAATGCCCCGTGTGCTTTGACTATGTCTTGCCACCGATCCTCCAGTGTCAAAGCGGACATCTCGTGTGTAGCAACTGTCGCCCGAAGCTCACATGCTGCCCGACCTGCCGGGGCCCTTTGGGGTCCATCCGCAACTTGGCGATGGAAAAAGTCGCAAACTCTGTCCTCTTCCCCTGCAAATACGCTTCCTCGGGTTGCGAGGTGACGTTGCCGCACACGGAGAAGGCGGACCACGAAGAGCTGTGCGAATTCCGACCGTATTCGTGTCCCTGCCCGGGGGCTTCTTGTAAATGGCAGGGTTCCCTGGACGCAGTGATGCCTCACCTCATGCACCAGCATAAATCCATCACGACGTTACAAGGGGAGGATATAGTGTTTCTCGCCACGGACATCAACCTACCGGGTGCCGTTGACTGGGTCATGATGCAGTCCTGTTTCGGCTTTCATTTCATGTTGGTTTTGGAGAAACAAGAAAAGTACGACGGCCACCAACAGTTCTTCGCCATCGTGCAGCTAATAGGAACACGCAAGCAAGCGGAGAACTTTGCTTACAGGCTAGAGCTGAACGGTCACCGCCGGCGACTGACGTGGGAAGCCACGCCCCGCTCTATTCACGAGGGCATTGCGACCGCCATCATGAACAGCGACTGCCTAGTGTTTGACACGAGCATTGCACAACTTTTCGCAGAAAACGGCAATTTAGGAATAAATGTGACGATCTCCatgtgttaa